In a single window of the Equus quagga isolate Etosha38 chromosome 7, UCLA_HA_Equagga_1.0, whole genome shotgun sequence genome:
- the TEDC2 gene encoding tubulin epsilon and delta complex protein 2 isoform X1, whose product MLPAGCSRRLLAELRDALDACAERQRQLERSLRVSRRLLRVWEPAETPALEPTPGPDTNEEARPPARTPSPQDLKELELLTQALEKAVRVRKGLSKAGGRDEAPSRKSRSIVSPATTASVPPRASGQAGRRASETKPPRGVRQTTVPAKGLPELRLLSVGDQTCKARGAQAAKPEPGLRDQQIAPSAAPQAPEAFTLKQKGILLRLPMAFRKAASQNSRLWAQLSSTETSDSMDATTTAKTQFLRKMQSGWPSSRLCAAEVEAEVGRLRKACSLLRQRMGEELTADPVDWMQEYHCLLTLEGLQAIAGQCLHRLQELRAAVMEHQLAPWPEGRLPSAPSSCGGGADSIWSPQLLLYSSTQELQTLASLRLRVAMLDEQIHLEKVLMAELLPLVSTQEPLGPPWLALCRAVHSLLCEGGEHFLTILRDEPAD is encoded by the exons ATGCTGCCCGCCGGCTGCTCGCGCCG GCTGTTGGCCGAGCTGCGGGACGCCCTGGACGCCTGCGCCGAGCGACAGCGACAGCTGGAGCGGAGTCTGCGCGTCTCCCGGCGGCTGCTGCGGGTCTG GGAACCAGCCGAGACCCCGGCTCTGGAGCCAACTCCAGGACCAGATACTAATGAAGAGGCCCGGCCTCCAG CACGCACACCCAGCCCCCAAGACCTCAAGGAGCTGGAGCTTCTGACCCAGGCACTGGAGAAGGCTGTACGAGTGCGAAAAGGCCTCTCTAAGGCTGGAGGAAGAGACGAGGCCCCCAGCCGGAAGTCTCGGTCCATTGTCTCTCCTGCCACCACAGCCTCTGTCCCACCCCGGGCCTCAGGCCAGGCTGGCCGCCGAGCATCAGAGACAAAACCCCCCAGGGGCGTTCGCCAGACCACTGTGCCTGCCAAGGGCCTCCCTGAGCTCAGGCTTCTGTCAGTGGGGGATCAGACCTGTAAGGCGAGAGGGGCTCAAGCTGCCAAGCCTGAACCAGGCCTCAGGGACCAACAAATAGCCCCATCAGCTGCTCCTCAGGCCCCAGAAGCTTTCACACTCAAGCAGAAGGG GATTCTGCTGCGGCTGCCCATGGCCTTCAGGAAGGCGGCTTCCCAGAATTCCCG CCTGTGGGCCCAACTCAGCTCTACAGAGACCAGTGACTCCATGGATGCCACTACCACCGCCAAGACGCAGTTCCTCCGGAAAATGCAG TCAGGCTGGCCCAGCTCCAGGCTCTGTGCTGCcgaggtggaggcagaggtggggcgCCTGCGGAAGGCCTGCTCACTGCTGAGGCAGCGAATGGGGGAAGAGCTCACAGCAG ACCCAGTGGACTGGATGCAGGAGTACCACTGCCTGCTCACCCTGGAGGGGCTGCAGGCCATTGCAGGGCAGTGTCTCCACAGGCTACAGGAACTGCGTGCAG CTGTGATGGAACACCAGCTGGCGCCATGGCCTGAGGGGAGACTCCCCAGTGCCCCATCTTCCTGTGGAGGAGGAGCAGACTCCATCTGGAGCCCTCAGTTGCTTCTTTACTCCAGCACCCAGGAGCTGCAGACCCTGGCGTCCCTCAGGCTGCGGGTAGCCATGCTGGACGAGCAGATCCACCTGGAAAAG GTCCTGATGGCTGAACTCCTCCCCCTGGTGAGCACACAGGAGCCTCTGGGGCCACCCTGGCTGGCGCTGTGCCGGGCTGTGCACAGCCTGCTCTGCGAGGGAGGTGAGCACTTCCTCACCATCTTGCGAGATGAACCTGCTGACTGA
- the NTN3 gene encoding netrin-3 isoform X2: MPSLPWGLLLTAGTLSAALSPGPPAPADPCHDQGGAPRSCVPGLVNAALGREVLASSTCGRPATRVCDASDPRRAHPAALLTSAGSTANPVCWRSDSLRKAPLNVTLTVPLGKAFELVFVSLRFCSAPPASVALLKSQDHGRSWAPLGFFSSHCGLDYGRLPAPADGPAGPGPEALCFPEPQAQPDGGGLLAFSVQDGSPPGLDLDSSPVLQDWVTATDIRVVLTRPAMLGDTRDSETMVPYSYSATELQVGGRCKCNGHASRCLLDTQGHLICDCRHGTEGPDCGRCKPFYCDRPWQRATAREAHACLACSCNGHARRCRFNMELYRLSGRRSGGVCLNCRHNTAGRHCHYCREGFYRDPGRALSDRRACRACDCHPVGAAGKTCNQTTGQCPCKDGVTGLTCNRCAPGFQQSRSPVAPCVKTPVPGPTEESNPVEPQNCDLHCKPARGSYRISLKKFCRKDYAVQVAVGARGEARGSWTRFPVAVLAVFRSGEERARRGSSALWVPARDAACGCPRLLPGHRYLLLGGGPGAAAGDPGGRGPGLSAARGSLVLPWRDAWTRRLRRLQRRERRGRCGAA; the protein is encoded by the exons ATGCCCAGCTTGCCCTGGGGGCTCCTGCTGACCGCAGGCACGCTCTCGGCCGCGCTGAGCCCGGGGCCGCCAGCGCCCGCCGACCCCTGCCATGACCAGGGAGGCGCGCCCCGGAGCTGCGTGCCCGGCCTGGTGAACGCGGCCTTGGGGCGCGAGGTACTGGCGTCCAGCACATGCGGGCGGCCGGCCACGCGGGTCTGCGACGCCTCGGATCCGCGGCGGGCACACCCTGCCGCCCTCCTGACCTCCGCAGGGAGCACCGCAAACCCTGTGTGCTGGCGTTCCGACTCGCTGAGGAAGGCGCCCCTCAACGTGACCCTCACAGTGCCCCTGGGCAAGGCTTTTGAGCTGGTGTTCGTGAGCTTGCGCTTCTGCTCAGCACCCCCTGCCTCGGTGGCCCTGCTCAAGTCACAGGATCATGGGCGCAGCTGGGCCCCGCTGGGCTTCTTTTCCTCCCACTGTGGCCTGGACTATGGCCGCCTGCCTGCCCCTGCCGATGGCCCAGCTGGCCCCGGGCCTGAAGCTCTTTgcttccctgagccccaggcccagcctgatGGTGGTGGCCTTCTGGCCTTCAGTGTGCAGGATGGCAGCCCGCCAGGCCTGGATCTGGACAGCAGCCCAGTGCTCCAAGACTGGGTGACCGCCACAGACATTCGAGTAGTGCTCACAAGGCCTGCCATGCTGGGGGACACCAGGGACTCTGAGACCATGGTCCCTTACTCTTACTCAGCCACTGAGCTCCAGGTGGGCGGGCGCTGCAAGTGCAATGGGCATGCCTCCAGGTGCCTGCTGGACACCCAGGGTCACCTGATCTGCGACTGCCGACATGGAACCGAGGGCCCTGACTGCGGCCGCTGCAAGCCCTTCTACTGTGACAGGCCATGGCAGAGAGCCACGGCTCGGGAAGCCCACGCCTGCCTTG CTTGCTCCTGCAATGGCCATGCCCGCCGCTGCCGCTTCAACATGGAGCTGTACCGACTGTCTGGCCGCCGCAGTGGCGGTGTCTGCCTCAACTGCCGGCACAATACCGCCGGCCGCCACTGCCATTACTGCCGAGAGGGCTTCTATCGAGACCCTGGCCGTGCCCTGAGTGACCGCCGTGCTTGCAGGG CCTGTGACTGTCACCCTGTTGGTGCCGCTGGCAAAACCTGCAACCAGACAACAGGCCAGTGTCCCTGCAAGGATGGTGTCACCGGCCTCACCTGCAACCGCTGCGCCCCTGGCTTCCAGCAGAGCCGCTCTCCGGTGGCACCCTGCGTTA AGACCCCTGTCCCTGGACCCACTGAGGAGAGCAACCCTGTGGAGCCCCAGA ACTGCGACTTGCACTGCAAACCCGCCCGAGGCAGCTACCGCATCAGCCTGAAGAAGTTCTGCAGGAAGGACTACG CTGTGCAGGTGGCGGTGGGCGCGCGCGGCGAGGCGCGCGGCTCGTGGACGCGCTTCCCGGTGGCCGTGCTCGCCGTGTTCCGGAGCGGCGAGGAGCGCGCGCGGCGCGGGAGCAGCGCTCTGTGGGTGCCGGCGAGGGACGCGGCCTGCGGCTGCCCGCGCCTACTGCCGGGACACCGCTACCTGCTGCTGGGGGGCGGGCCGGGGGCAGCGGCAGGGGACCCTGGGGGCCGGGGGCCCGGGCTCAGCGCCGCCCGCGGGAGCCTCGTGCTGCCATGGCGGGACGCGTGGACGCGGCGTCTTCGGAGGCTGCAGCGGCGCGAGCGGCGGGGGCGCTGCGGGGCGGCATGA
- the TEDC2 gene encoding tubulin epsilon and delta complex protein 2 isoform X3, with translation MLPAGCSRRLLAELRDALDACAERQRQLERSLRVSRRLLRVWEPAETPALEPTPGPDTNEEARPPARTPSPQDLKELELLTQALEKAVRVRKGLSKAGGRDEAPSRKSRSIVSPATTASVPPRASGQAGRRASETKPPRGVRQTTVPAKGLPELRLLSVGDQTCKARGAQAAKPEPGLRDQQIAPSAAPQAPEAFTLKQKGLWAQLSSTETSDSMDATTTAKTQFLRKMQSGWPSSRLCAAEVEAEVGRLRKACSLLRQRMGEELTADPVDWMQEYHCLLTLEGLQAIAGQCLHRLQELRAAVMEHQLAPWPEGRLPSAPSSCGGGADSIWSPQLLLYSSTQELQTLASLRLRVAMLDEQIHLEKVLMAELLPLVSTQEPLGPPWLALCRAVHSLLCEGGEHFLTILRDEPAD, from the exons ATGCTGCCCGCCGGCTGCTCGCGCCG GCTGTTGGCCGAGCTGCGGGACGCCCTGGACGCCTGCGCCGAGCGACAGCGACAGCTGGAGCGGAGTCTGCGCGTCTCCCGGCGGCTGCTGCGGGTCTG GGAACCAGCCGAGACCCCGGCTCTGGAGCCAACTCCAGGACCAGATACTAATGAAGAGGCCCGGCCTCCAG CACGCACACCCAGCCCCCAAGACCTCAAGGAGCTGGAGCTTCTGACCCAGGCACTGGAGAAGGCTGTACGAGTGCGAAAAGGCCTCTCTAAGGCTGGAGGAAGAGACGAGGCCCCCAGCCGGAAGTCTCGGTCCATTGTCTCTCCTGCCACCACAGCCTCTGTCCCACCCCGGGCCTCAGGCCAGGCTGGCCGCCGAGCATCAGAGACAAAACCCCCCAGGGGCGTTCGCCAGACCACTGTGCCTGCCAAGGGCCTCCCTGAGCTCAGGCTTCTGTCAGTGGGGGATCAGACCTGTAAGGCGAGAGGGGCTCAAGCTGCCAAGCCTGAACCAGGCCTCAGGGACCAACAAATAGCCCCATCAGCTGCTCCTCAGGCCCCAGAAGCTTTCACACTCAAGCAGAAGGG CCTGTGGGCCCAACTCAGCTCTACAGAGACCAGTGACTCCATGGATGCCACTACCACCGCCAAGACGCAGTTCCTCCGGAAAATGCAG TCAGGCTGGCCCAGCTCCAGGCTCTGTGCTGCcgaggtggaggcagaggtggggcgCCTGCGGAAGGCCTGCTCACTGCTGAGGCAGCGAATGGGGGAAGAGCTCACAGCAG ACCCAGTGGACTGGATGCAGGAGTACCACTGCCTGCTCACCCTGGAGGGGCTGCAGGCCATTGCAGGGCAGTGTCTCCACAGGCTACAGGAACTGCGTGCAG CTGTGATGGAACACCAGCTGGCGCCATGGCCTGAGGGGAGACTCCCCAGTGCCCCATCTTCCTGTGGAGGAGGAGCAGACTCCATCTGGAGCCCTCAGTTGCTTCTTTACTCCAGCACCCAGGAGCTGCAGACCCTGGCGTCCCTCAGGCTGCGGGTAGCCATGCTGGACGAGCAGATCCACCTGGAAAAG GTCCTGATGGCTGAACTCCTCCCCCTGGTGAGCACACAGGAGCCTCTGGGGCCACCCTGGCTGGCGCTGTGCCGGGCTGTGCACAGCCTGCTCTGCGAGGGAGGTGAGCACTTCCTCACCATCTTGCGAGATGAACCTGCTGACTGA
- the NTN3 gene encoding netrin-3 isoform X1: MPSLPWGLLLTAGTLSAALSPGPPAPADPCHDQGGAPRSCVPGLVNAALGREVLASSTCGRPATRVCDASDPRRAHPAALLTSAGSTANPVCWRSDSLRKAPLNVTLTVPLGKAFELVFVSLRFCSAPPASVALLKSQDHGRSWAPLGFFSSHCGLDYGRLPAPADGPAGPGPEALCFPEPQAQPDGGGLLAFSVQDGSPPGLDLDSSPVLQDWVTATDIRVVLTRPAMLGDTRDSETMVPYSYSATELQVGGRCKCNGHASRCLLDTQGHLICDCRHGTEGPDCGRCKPFYCDRPWQRATAREAHACLACSCNGHARRCRFNMELYRLSGRRSGGVCLNCRHNTAGRHCHYCREGFYRDPGRALSDRRACRACDCHPVGAAGKTCNQTTGQCPCKDGVTGLTCNRCAPGFQQSRSPVAPCVSHSPTFSAETPVPGPTEESNPVEPQNCDLHCKPARGSYRISLKKFCRKDYAVQVAVGARGEARGSWTRFPVAVLAVFRSGEERARRGSSALWVPARDAACGCPRLLPGHRYLLLGGGPGAAAGDPGGRGPGLSAARGSLVLPWRDAWTRRLRRLQRRERRGRCGAA, from the exons ATGCCCAGCTTGCCCTGGGGGCTCCTGCTGACCGCAGGCACGCTCTCGGCCGCGCTGAGCCCGGGGCCGCCAGCGCCCGCCGACCCCTGCCATGACCAGGGAGGCGCGCCCCGGAGCTGCGTGCCCGGCCTGGTGAACGCGGCCTTGGGGCGCGAGGTACTGGCGTCCAGCACATGCGGGCGGCCGGCCACGCGGGTCTGCGACGCCTCGGATCCGCGGCGGGCACACCCTGCCGCCCTCCTGACCTCCGCAGGGAGCACCGCAAACCCTGTGTGCTGGCGTTCCGACTCGCTGAGGAAGGCGCCCCTCAACGTGACCCTCACAGTGCCCCTGGGCAAGGCTTTTGAGCTGGTGTTCGTGAGCTTGCGCTTCTGCTCAGCACCCCCTGCCTCGGTGGCCCTGCTCAAGTCACAGGATCATGGGCGCAGCTGGGCCCCGCTGGGCTTCTTTTCCTCCCACTGTGGCCTGGACTATGGCCGCCTGCCTGCCCCTGCCGATGGCCCAGCTGGCCCCGGGCCTGAAGCTCTTTgcttccctgagccccaggcccagcctgatGGTGGTGGCCTTCTGGCCTTCAGTGTGCAGGATGGCAGCCCGCCAGGCCTGGATCTGGACAGCAGCCCAGTGCTCCAAGACTGGGTGACCGCCACAGACATTCGAGTAGTGCTCACAAGGCCTGCCATGCTGGGGGACACCAGGGACTCTGAGACCATGGTCCCTTACTCTTACTCAGCCACTGAGCTCCAGGTGGGCGGGCGCTGCAAGTGCAATGGGCATGCCTCCAGGTGCCTGCTGGACACCCAGGGTCACCTGATCTGCGACTGCCGACATGGAACCGAGGGCCCTGACTGCGGCCGCTGCAAGCCCTTCTACTGTGACAGGCCATGGCAGAGAGCCACGGCTCGGGAAGCCCACGCCTGCCTTG CTTGCTCCTGCAATGGCCATGCCCGCCGCTGCCGCTTCAACATGGAGCTGTACCGACTGTCTGGCCGCCGCAGTGGCGGTGTCTGCCTCAACTGCCGGCACAATACCGCCGGCCGCCACTGCCATTACTGCCGAGAGGGCTTCTATCGAGACCCTGGCCGTGCCCTGAGTGACCGCCGTGCTTGCAGGG CCTGTGACTGTCACCCTGTTGGTGCCGCTGGCAAAACCTGCAACCAGACAACAGGCCAGTGTCCCTGCAAGGATGGTGTCACCGGCCTCACCTGCAACCGCTGCGCCCCTGGCTTCCAGCAGAGCCGCTCTCCGGTGGCACCCTGCGTTA GCCATTCTCCCACCTTCTCTGCAGAGACCCCTGTCCCTGGACCCACTGAGGAGAGCAACCCTGTGGAGCCCCAGA ACTGCGACTTGCACTGCAAACCCGCCCGAGGCAGCTACCGCATCAGCCTGAAGAAGTTCTGCAGGAAGGACTACG CTGTGCAGGTGGCGGTGGGCGCGCGCGGCGAGGCGCGCGGCTCGTGGACGCGCTTCCCGGTGGCCGTGCTCGCCGTGTTCCGGAGCGGCGAGGAGCGCGCGCGGCGCGGGAGCAGCGCTCTGTGGGTGCCGGCGAGGGACGCGGCCTGCGGCTGCCCGCGCCTACTGCCGGGACACCGCTACCTGCTGCTGGGGGGCGGGCCGGGGGCAGCGGCAGGGGACCCTGGGGGCCGGGGGCCCGGGCTCAGCGCCGCCCGCGGGAGCCTCGTGCTGCCATGGCGGGACGCGTGGACGCGGCGTCTTCGGAGGCTGCAGCGGCGCGAGCGGCGGGGGCGCTGCGGGGCGGCATGA
- the TEDC2 gene encoding tubulin epsilon and delta complex protein 2 isoform X2, which produces MLPAGCSRRLLAELRDALDACAERQRQLERSLRVSRRLLRVWEPAETPALEPTPGPDTNEEARPPARTPSPQDLKELELLTQALEKAVRVRKGLSKAGGRDEAPSRKSRSIVSPATTASVPPRASGQAGRRASETKPPRGVRQTTVPAKGLPELRLLSVGDQTCKARGAQAAKPEPGLRDQQIAPSAAPQAPEAFTLKQKGILLRLPMAFRKAASQNSRLWAQLSSTETSDSMDATTTAKTQFLRKMQSGWPSSRLCAAEVEAEVGRLRKACSLLRQRMGEELTADPVDWMQEYHCLLTLEGLQAIAGQCLHRLQELRAAVMEHQLAPWPEGRLPSAPSSCGGGADSIWSPQLLLYSSTQELQTLASLRLRVAMLDEQIHLEKVLMAELLPLVSTQEPLGPPWLALCRAVHSLLCEGDLKAARVTLKLF; this is translated from the exons ATGCTGCCCGCCGGCTGCTCGCGCCG GCTGTTGGCCGAGCTGCGGGACGCCCTGGACGCCTGCGCCGAGCGACAGCGACAGCTGGAGCGGAGTCTGCGCGTCTCCCGGCGGCTGCTGCGGGTCTG GGAACCAGCCGAGACCCCGGCTCTGGAGCCAACTCCAGGACCAGATACTAATGAAGAGGCCCGGCCTCCAG CACGCACACCCAGCCCCCAAGACCTCAAGGAGCTGGAGCTTCTGACCCAGGCACTGGAGAAGGCTGTACGAGTGCGAAAAGGCCTCTCTAAGGCTGGAGGAAGAGACGAGGCCCCCAGCCGGAAGTCTCGGTCCATTGTCTCTCCTGCCACCACAGCCTCTGTCCCACCCCGGGCCTCAGGCCAGGCTGGCCGCCGAGCATCAGAGACAAAACCCCCCAGGGGCGTTCGCCAGACCACTGTGCCTGCCAAGGGCCTCCCTGAGCTCAGGCTTCTGTCAGTGGGGGATCAGACCTGTAAGGCGAGAGGGGCTCAAGCTGCCAAGCCTGAACCAGGCCTCAGGGACCAACAAATAGCCCCATCAGCTGCTCCTCAGGCCCCAGAAGCTTTCACACTCAAGCAGAAGGG GATTCTGCTGCGGCTGCCCATGGCCTTCAGGAAGGCGGCTTCCCAGAATTCCCG CCTGTGGGCCCAACTCAGCTCTACAGAGACCAGTGACTCCATGGATGCCACTACCACCGCCAAGACGCAGTTCCTCCGGAAAATGCAG TCAGGCTGGCCCAGCTCCAGGCTCTGTGCTGCcgaggtggaggcagaggtggggcgCCTGCGGAAGGCCTGCTCACTGCTGAGGCAGCGAATGGGGGAAGAGCTCACAGCAG ACCCAGTGGACTGGATGCAGGAGTACCACTGCCTGCTCACCCTGGAGGGGCTGCAGGCCATTGCAGGGCAGTGTCTCCACAGGCTACAGGAACTGCGTGCAG CTGTGATGGAACACCAGCTGGCGCCATGGCCTGAGGGGAGACTCCCCAGTGCCCCATCTTCCTGTGGAGGAGGAGCAGACTCCATCTGGAGCCCTCAGTTGCTTCTTTACTCCAGCACCCAGGAGCTGCAGACCCTGGCGTCCCTCAGGCTGCGGGTAGCCATGCTGGACGAGCAGATCCACCTGGAAAAG GTCCTGATGGCTGAACTCCTCCCCCTGGTGAGCACACAGGAGCCTCTGGGGCCACCCTGGCTGGCGCTGTGCCGGGCTGTGCACAGCCTGCTCTGCGAGGGAG ATTTAAAAGCCGCTCGTGTGAcattaaaactattttag